A window from Theropithecus gelada isolate Dixy chromosome 1, Tgel_1.0, whole genome shotgun sequence encodes these proteins:
- the C1H1orf195 gene encoding LOW QUALITY PROTEIN: putative uncharacterized protein C1orf195 homolog (The sequence of the model RefSeq protein was modified relative to this genomic sequence to represent the inferred CDS: deleted 3 bases in 2 codons) codes for MPSSTLSCKPFDLKQRSSRCGPKSTASASPRSCLKPSCGKQFCLLLSVRSSQSLARPGRESACVVSYQQTSSDTVSQSEHTGKVAELHGLRPSWLSQTQFLLAQDKTAYAVKSMVLPATNHKTKGQ; via the exons ATGCCATCATCCACTCTGTCCTGCAAACCTTTTGATCTAAAACAGCGGTCTTCCAGGTGTGGCCCCAAATCAACAGCATCAGCGTCACCCAggagctg CCTGAAGCCCTCTTGTGGGAAGCAATTTTGTCTACTCCTTTCTGTGAGAAGTTCCCAGTCACTGGCTCGCCCTGGGAGAGAGAGTGCATGTGTTGTA AGCTACCAACAGACTTCCTCAGACACAGTGAGTCAGTCTGAACACACAGGCAAGGTTGCAGAGCTCCATGGCCTTCGTCCCTCTTGGCTCAGCCAGACACAGTTCCTCTTAGCCCAAGACAAAACT GCCTATGCGGTTAAATCAATGGTTCTACCGGCTACCAATCATAAAACCAAGGGGCAATAA